One genomic window of Pseudokineococcus lusitanus includes the following:
- a CDS encoding PQQ-dependent sugar dehydrogenase, giving the protein MSRRPRTRPVPAALAAAGLAVALAACAEEAPAPAPTASVPPATTGAAPAATGAPPTTASPEEPEASAASAASAASPASPTPTAAGVPTGEVEVVADGLPLPWSAVALPDGSALVSLRDEARLVRVTPDGDVVDVTTTAEDGTVGGAAPAGEGGLLGLALSPAFAEDRLLYAYVTRADDNAVVRAVLDGDALGEPEVVLDGIPRAQVHNGGRIAFGPDGTLHVATGDAREPGLSRDPSSPAGKVLRLTPDGDPAPGNPTPGSPVWSQGHRNVQGLGWDAQGRLWASELGQDTWDELNLVEGGADHGWPDVEGPGDDGDRADGLVDPVAWWPPSEASPSGLAVTDDAVWVSALRGERLWRVPVPTGADGGAVGQPEPYLVGEHGRLRDVAVAPGGGALWVLTDEGDGDDALLRVPLG; this is encoded by the coding sequence ATGAGCCGCCGCCCCAGGACCCGGCCCGTCCCCGCCGCCCTCGCCGCGGCGGGCCTCGCCGTCGCCCTCGCGGCCTGCGCCGAGGAGGCCCCGGCGCCCGCGCCGACGGCGTCCGTGCCGCCCGCCACGACGGGCGCCGCGCCCGCAGCGACCGGCGCCCCGCCGACCACGGCGTCGCCCGAGGAGCCCGAGGCGTCCGCGGCGTCCGCGGCGTCCGCGGCGTCCCCGGCGTCCCCGACCCCCACCGCCGCCGGCGTCCCCACCGGCGAGGTCGAGGTCGTCGCCGACGGCCTCCCCCTGCCGTGGTCGGCCGTCGCGCTGCCCGACGGGTCGGCCCTCGTGAGCCTCCGCGACGAGGCGCGGCTCGTCCGCGTGACGCCGGACGGCGACGTCGTCGACGTCACCACGACGGCCGAGGACGGGACCGTCGGCGGCGCCGCCCCCGCGGGCGAGGGCGGCCTCCTGGGGCTGGCCCTCTCCCCCGCCTTCGCCGAGGACCGGCTGCTCTACGCCTACGTCACCCGCGCCGACGACAACGCCGTCGTCCGCGCCGTGCTCGACGGCGACGCCCTCGGCGAGCCGGAGGTGGTCCTCGACGGGATCCCCCGGGCGCAGGTGCACAACGGCGGCCGGATCGCCTTCGGGCCCGACGGCACGCTCCACGTCGCCACCGGCGACGCCCGCGAGCCCGGGCTGTCCCGCGACCCCTCCTCGCCCGCCGGCAAGGTGCTGCGGCTGACGCCCGACGGCGACCCCGCGCCCGGCAACCCGACGCCGGGCTCCCCCGTGTGGAGCCAGGGCCACCGCAACGTGCAGGGCCTCGGCTGGGACGCGCAGGGCCGCCTGTGGGCCAGCGAGCTCGGCCAGGACACCTGGGACGAGCTCAACCTCGTCGAGGGCGGCGCCGACCACGGCTGGCCCGACGTCGAGGGCCCCGGCGACGACGGGGACCGCGCCGACGGGCTCGTCGACCCCGTCGCCTGGTGGCCGCCGTCCGAGGCCTCGCCGAGCGGCCTGGCCGTCACCGACGACGCGGTGTGGGTGAGCGCCCTGCGCGGCGAGCGCCTGTGGCGGGTCCCGGTGCCCACGGGGGCCGACGGCGGTGCGGTGGGGCAGCCCGAGCCCTACCTCGTCGGCGAGCACGGCCGCCTCCGCGACGTCGCCGTGGCCCCCGGCGGCGGCGCGCTGTGGGTCCTCACCGACGAGGGCGACGGCGACGACGCCCTCCTGCGGGTGCCGCTCGGCTGA
- a CDS encoding DUF1028 domain-containing protein — protein MTFSIVGRSPDGSALGVAVASKFLAVGGFVPALEVGVGALATQAAVNLALKAEGLALLRGGASADEALDRFLAADEGRAERQAGAVDAGGRAATRTGADCHPWAGGEAGEGPEGSFAVQGNILAGPQVVDAMVASWRGSTAGRSLPRRLLAALEAGDAAGGDRRGRQSAALVVVAPGGGYGGSDVVVDLRSDDDPDPVAHLARMLAEHELLFGRTPPEDLLAWDDRLRAEVRRLLDAAGAGGGDLQVDLERWAGAHNLEERVRPGGHDRLDPVLLAQLRTVSDG, from the coding sequence GTGACCTTCTCCATCGTGGGGCGCAGCCCCGACGGCTCCGCGCTCGGCGTCGCCGTGGCCTCGAAGTTCCTCGCCGTGGGCGGCTTCGTGCCCGCCCTCGAGGTGGGGGTCGGCGCCCTCGCGACGCAGGCGGCCGTCAACCTCGCCCTCAAGGCCGAGGGGCTGGCCCTCCTGCGCGGCGGTGCCTCGGCCGACGAGGCGCTCGACCGCTTCCTCGCCGCCGACGAGGGGCGGGCGGAGCGCCAGGCCGGCGCCGTCGACGCGGGCGGCCGGGCGGCGACCCGGACGGGCGCGGACTGCCACCCGTGGGCCGGCGGCGAGGCGGGGGAGGGGCCCGAGGGGTCCTTCGCCGTGCAGGGCAACATCCTCGCCGGGCCCCAGGTCGTCGACGCGATGGTGGCCTCGTGGCGGGGCTCGACGGCCGGGCGGTCGCTGCCGCGGCGGCTGCTCGCGGCCCTCGAGGCCGGCGACGCGGCGGGCGGGGACCGGCGGGGCCGGCAGTCGGCGGCGCTCGTCGTCGTCGCCCCCGGGGGCGGGTACGGCGGCTCGGACGTCGTCGTCGACCTGCGCAGCGACGACGACCCCGACCCGGTGGCGCACCTGGCGCGGATGCTCGCCGAGCACGAGCTGCTCTTCGGCCGGACGCCCCCGGAGGACCTCCTCGCCTGGGACGACCGGCTGCGGGCCGAGGTGCGCCGCCTGCTCGACGCGGCCGGTGCCGGCGGGGGCGACCTGCAGGTCGACCTGGAGCGCTGGGCGGGCGCGCACAACCTCGAGGAGCGCGTGCGCCCCGGCGGCCACGACCGCCTCGACCCGGTCCTCCTCGCGCAGCTGCGGACCGTCTCCGACGGGTGA
- a CDS encoding Lrp/AsnC family transcriptional regulator, translating into MPAPPADVDDVDRAIVAALVADGRTSYTDLGKQVGLPTSTVHQRVRRLEQRGVLKGYTAVVDHEALGLPLSAIVSVTPFDPSAPDDVPERLGTVAEVESCWSVAGEESYVLLVRTETPGRLEDVLAAIRHAGQVATRTTVILSTPFEGRRRTP; encoded by the coding sequence ATGCCTGCCCCGCCCGCGGACGTCGACGACGTCGACCGCGCCATCGTCGCCGCCCTCGTGGCGGACGGCCGGACCAGCTACACCGACCTCGGCAAGCAGGTGGGGCTGCCCACCTCGACCGTCCACCAGCGGGTGCGCCGCCTCGAGCAGCGCGGGGTGCTCAAGGGGTACACGGCCGTCGTCGACCACGAGGCGCTCGGCCTTCCGCTGTCGGCCATCGTCTCGGTGACGCCCTTCGACCCCTCCGCGCCGGACGACGTCCCCGAGCGCCTCGGCACCGTCGCCGAGGTCGAGTCGTGCTGGAGCGTCGCGGGGGAGGAGAGCTACGTGCTCCTCGTCCGCACCGAGACGCCGGGCCGGCTCGAGGACGTCCTCGCCGCCATCCGGCACGCCGGCCAGGTGGCCACGCGCACGACCGTCATCCTCTCGACGCCCTTCGAGGGACGGCGCCGCACGCCCTGA
- a CDS encoding DUF3806 domain-containing protein yields the protein MGLFRRTPRPAAPPAAPRTPPPPVGGVAPLTDDEVRWCELQMETARVLAQHLAGDDGDLPSLEALDTVLFSGLDADGRIATGQLVTAVGTAFGEHVRRSTGLAWVVATDEHGTELALHADPGHVLVHPSDAVGKRLRAGEPGVLPDLHAQLTAGVLDARARAGRAPVS from the coding sequence ATGGGCCTCTTCCGCCGCACCCCGCGTCCCGCCGCTCCCCCGGCCGCCCCGCGGACGCCCCCGCCGCCGGTCGGCGGCGTCGCCCCGCTCACCGACGACGAGGTGCGGTGGTGCGAGCTGCAGATGGAGACCGCCCGCGTGCTCGCCCAACACCTCGCGGGCGACGACGGCGACCTCCCGTCCCTCGAGGCCCTCGACACGGTGCTGTTCTCCGGCCTCGACGCCGACGGCCGGATCGCGACGGGGCAGCTCGTCACGGCCGTGGGCACCGCCTTCGGCGAGCACGTGCGGCGGTCGACCGGGCTGGCCTGGGTGGTCGCCACGGACGAGCACGGCACCGAGCTCGCGCTGCACGCCGACCCCGGCCACGTCCTCGTCCACCCGAGCGACGCCGTCGGGAAGCGCCTGCGCGCCGGCGAGCCGGGCGTCCTGCCGGACCTCCACGCGCAGCTCACGGCCGGGGTGCTGGACGCCCGGGCCCGGGCGGGCAGGGCCCCCGTCTCCTGA
- a CDS encoding 2-hydroxyacid dehydrogenase gives MGTPAQGSDDGSAGTSGGGDGRPLLVSFPDGALAAEVGVRLVGADASGGDDALPGVEAVLWDLEEPPSTINPAARERLSTVVLPYHGQPAAIGSLGDLPSLRVVQTQTTGYDAVAPHVPDGVRLLTAAGAHDAGTAEIAVALLLGVVRRLDEAVRDAAEGRWRAPDGLRQGLAGRRVLVLGAGGIGDAVVRRLVPFEVDVVRVATRARTDDLGPVHAFDELPDLLPGADALVLAVPLTDATRGMVDAEVLAALPDGAVVVNVARGPVVDTDALVAELRAGRLRAGLDVTDPEPLPADHPLWSLDGALVTPHVGGATDAMRPRVVALLRRQLRALVAGDDLENEVG, from the coding sequence ATGGGCACCCCCGCGCAGGGCAGCGACGACGGCAGCGCCGGCACCTCCGGGGGCGGTGACGGGCGGCCGCTCCTGGTGTCCTTCCCCGACGGGGCGCTGGCCGCCGAGGTCGGGGTCCGGCTCGTCGGGGCGGACGCGTCGGGCGGGGACGACGCCCTGCCCGGCGTCGAGGCGGTGCTGTGGGACCTCGAGGAGCCGCCGTCCACGATCAACCCGGCTGCGCGCGAACGCCTCTCGACGGTCGTGCTGCCGTACCACGGGCAGCCCGCGGCGATCGGCTCGCTCGGCGACCTGCCGTCGCTGCGCGTCGTCCAGACCCAGACGACGGGCTACGACGCCGTGGCGCCCCACGTCCCCGACGGGGTCCGCCTGCTCACCGCGGCGGGCGCCCACGACGCCGGGACGGCCGAGATCGCCGTGGCCCTCCTGCTCGGGGTGGTGCGACGCCTCGACGAGGCCGTCCGCGACGCCGCCGAGGGGCGCTGGCGCGCGCCGGACGGGCTGCGCCAGGGGCTGGCCGGCCGCCGGGTGCTCGTGCTCGGCGCGGGCGGCATCGGCGACGCCGTGGTCCGGCGGCTCGTGCCCTTCGAGGTCGACGTCGTCCGGGTCGCGACGAGGGCCCGCACCGACGACCTCGGGCCCGTGCACGCCTTCGACGAGCTGCCGGACCTCCTCCCGGGCGCAGACGCCCTCGTGCTCGCCGTGCCGCTGACGGACGCGACCCGCGGGATGGTCGACGCCGAGGTGCTCGCCGCGCTGCCCGACGGCGCGGTCGTCGTCAACGTCGCCCGGGGCCCGGTGGTGGACACCGACGCGCTCGTCGCCGAGCTGCGCGCGGGCCGGCTGCGGGCGGGCCTCGACGTCACCGACCCCGAGCCGCTGCCGGCCGACCACCCGCTGTGGTCTCTCGACGGCGCCCTCGTCACGCCGCACGTGGGCGGGGCGACCGACGCGATGCGCCCGCGCGTCGTCGCCCTCCTGCGCCGGCAGCTGCGCGCGCTCGTGGCGGGGGACGACCTCGAGAACGAGGTGGGCTGA
- the hrpB gene encoding ATP-dependent helicase HrpB: MPALGPLVAALDAAGAALLVAPPGTGKTTLAPLALADALAGAADGATRVLVTEPRRVAVRAAARRAAALLDEPVGRTVGYAVRGERRGGPRTRVEVVTTGLLVRRLQADPELAGVGAVLLDEVHERSLDADLALALLLDVRAALRPSLRLVAASATPDVGAWRRAMAAAGADGGGDGTEVPVVVATAPTYPLDVRLVPPPAGLEPPRGLRVDPRLLAHVAGVVGQALAERPADEPGDVLVVLPGAREIARVAGLVRDAHPDVDVVALHGRTPAAEQDAALRPGPRRRVVVASAVAESSLTVPGVRVVVDAGLARVPRTDHARGLGGLDTVRVSRASADQRAGRAAREGSGVALRCWSAADDARLPPRAEPEVATADLASAALLLAAWGTPGGRGAALPDPLPAGALAAAERVLRDRGLVAEDGTPTPLGRAVAGVGLDPRLGRALLVGAPAVGERRCAEVVALLSEDGLVGGRGADDLVAAWRALRRGDDPARSGRWRQEVGRLRAALAEAGDVAGTAAARAGALDDAPGGALDDDRAAGLVVALAHPERVARARRGGGGAGTAAPELLMAGGTGARLVPGSAWTTALTTPPAPGEGPAWLAVAVVDRPLGSADAVVRAAAPLDEDLALRAAEHLRTSEDEVRWAGGADGDVVARRVTRLGALVLADRPLADPPRDALAAALLDGLRRAGLALLAPSAGAERLRQRLAVVHRALGAPWPDVGEAALVARAPEWLGPELQRARTRRQLAGTDVAGALRRLLPWPEAGRLDVLVPEHVVVPSGRSVRLDLADPAAPVLAVRLQDVLGWEDAPRLVDGRVPVVVHLLSPAGRPLAVTADLASFWRGPYAGVRAEMRGRYPKHAWPADPLAPTGGRAPGS; encoded by the coding sequence GTGCCGGCGCTCGGCCCGCTCGTCGCCGCGCTCGACGCGGCCGGGGCGGCGCTGCTCGTCGCCCCGCCCGGCACGGGCAAGACGACGCTCGCCCCGCTGGCCCTCGCGGACGCCCTCGCCGGGGCGGCCGACGGCGCGACGCGGGTCCTCGTCACCGAGCCGCGGCGGGTCGCCGTGCGCGCGGCCGCCCGCCGCGCGGCCGCGCTGCTCGACGAGCCCGTGGGGCGGACGGTGGGCTACGCGGTCCGCGGGGAGCGGCGCGGCGGGCCGCGGACACGGGTCGAGGTCGTGACGACCGGCCTCCTCGTGCGGCGGCTGCAGGCCGACCCCGAGCTCGCGGGCGTGGGCGCCGTCCTGCTCGACGAGGTGCACGAGCGCTCGCTCGACGCCGACCTCGCGCTGGCGCTGCTGCTCGACGTGCGGGCGGCGCTGCGCCCGTCGCTGCGGCTCGTCGCCGCCTCCGCGACCCCGGACGTCGGCGCGTGGCGGCGGGCGATGGCCGCCGCCGGCGCGGACGGCGGCGGGGACGGCACCGAGGTGCCCGTCGTCGTCGCGACGGCGCCGACGTACCCCCTCGACGTGCGGCTCGTGCCCCCGCCCGCCGGCCTCGAGCCGCCGCGCGGGCTCCGCGTCGACCCGCGGCTGCTCGCGCACGTCGCCGGCGTCGTCGGCCAGGCGCTCGCCGAGCGCCCGGCGGACGAGCCCGGCGACGTCCTCGTCGTCCTGCCCGGCGCGCGCGAGATCGCCCGGGTGGCCGGGCTCGTGCGGGACGCGCACCCGGACGTCGACGTCGTGGCGCTCCACGGCCGGACGCCGGCGGCCGAGCAGGACGCCGCCCTGAGGCCGGGGCCGCGGCGCCGGGTCGTCGTCGCCAGCGCGGTCGCGGAGTCCAGCCTCACGGTGCCGGGAGTCCGGGTCGTCGTCGACGCCGGACTCGCCCGCGTCCCCCGCACCGACCACGCCCGCGGGCTCGGCGGCCTCGACACCGTCCGGGTCTCGCGGGCGTCGGCCGACCAGCGGGCGGGCCGCGCGGCCCGCGAGGGGTCCGGCGTCGCGCTGCGGTGCTGGTCCGCCGCCGACGACGCCCGCCTGCCCCCGCGCGCGGAGCCCGAGGTCGCGACGGCGGACCTGGCGTCGGCCGCCCTCCTGCTCGCGGCGTGGGGGACGCCCGGCGGCCGGGGCGCCGCGCTGCCGGACCCGCTGCCCGCCGGGGCGCTCGCCGCGGCGGAGCGGGTCCTGCGCGACCGCGGGCTCGTCGCCGAGGACGGCACCCCGACCCCGCTGGGCCGGGCCGTCGCGGGCGTCGGGCTCGACCCGCGGCTCGGCCGGGCGCTGCTCGTCGGCGCCCCCGCGGTGGGGGAGCGGCGCTGCGCCGAGGTCGTCGCCCTGCTGTCCGAGGACGGCCTCGTCGGCGGCCGCGGCGCCGACGACCTCGTGGCCGCCTGGCGCGCGCTGCGCCGCGGGGACGACCCGGCCCGGTCCGGCCGCTGGCGCCAGGAGGTCGGGCGGCTGCGGGCCGCGCTCGCGGAGGCGGGCGATGTCGCGGGGACCGCCGCGGCGCGCGCGGGTGCGCTCGACGACGCCCCGGGCGGGGCCCTCGACGACGACCGGGCCGCCGGCCTCGTCGTCGCGCTGGCGCACCCCGAGCGGGTGGCGCGGGCCCGGCGCGGGGGAGGCGGGGCGGGCACGGCCGCGCCGGAGCTCCTCATGGCGGGCGGGACGGGCGCCCGGCTCGTGCCCGGCTCGGCGTGGACGACGGCCCTGACGACGCCGCCCGCGCCGGGGGAGGGCCCGGCGTGGCTGGCGGTCGCCGTCGTCGACCGGCCGCTGGGGTCGGCCGACGCCGTCGTGCGCGCGGCCGCACCGCTCGACGAGGACCTCGCGCTCCGCGCCGCCGAGCACCTGCGCACCTCGGAGGACGAGGTGCGCTGGGCGGGCGGGGCCGACGGCGACGTCGTGGCCCGGCGGGTGACCCGGCTCGGCGCCCTCGTGCTCGCCGACCGCCCCCTGGCCGACCCGCCCCGGGACGCCCTGGCGGCGGCGCTGCTCGACGGGCTGCGGCGCGCCGGTCTCGCGCTGCTCGCGCCGTCGGCCGGCGCCGAGCGGCTGCGGCAGCGGCTGGCCGTCGTCCACCGGGCGCTCGGCGCGCCGTGGCCGGACGTCGGGGAGGCGGCCCTCGTGGCCCGCGCGCCGGAGTGGCTGGGCCCGGAGCTGCAGCGGGCGCGCACGCGGCGGCAGCTCGCCGGCACCGACGTCGCCGGTGCGCTCCGCCGGCTCCTGCCCTGGCCGGAGGCCGGCCGGCTCGACGTGCTCGTGCCGGAGCACGTCGTCGTGCCCTCCGGGCGGTCCGTCCGGCTGGACCTCGCGGACCCGGCCGCGCCCGTCCTCGCCGTCCGGCTGCAGGACGTCCTCGGGTGGGAGGACGCCCCGCGCCTCGTCGACGGCCGCGTCCCCGTCGTCGTCCACCTGCTCTCGCCCGCCGGGCGGCCGCTCGCCGTCACGGCGGACCTCGCCTCGTTCTGGCGCGGCCCGTACGCCGGCGTCCGCGCCGAGATGCGCGGGCGCTACCCGAAGCACGCCTGGCCGGCCGACCCGCTGGCGCCGACGGGCGGCCGGGCCCCCGGCTCCTGA
- a CDS encoding GNAT family N-acetyltransferase, with protein sequence MPPSSPPGPATAFSPRRGDDVVVRPLGPEDHERQWRLHALSFGEDLSSPPAAGSEPPGAVRYGALRGADADGRGGELLGAVTLLPQEQWWGGRRLVAADVTDVAVQPEARGAGVATRLLRALLEGGRERGAAVSALYPTVSGLYRRAGWEVTGTLTTVEVPTHALERGGPAPGLLVRAGGPEDLPAVAALYEREARARSGMLVRPAPPEGRLPEGVDGLTLVEDAGRLVAAASWARGRGYGREAVFTVRDVVADTPAAARTLLGVLAGWAPVARNLHLRLLRADAVAAALPVELARVCDRKVVMHRVVDLERAMAERGWPAAVHGAVVVEIEDALAPWNSGTWELAVEGGTGRATRTGAPAVARLTPGGLAALYAGAVTPLGAVRTSGVQVLGDDPAAQDAALAALDVLACGDLVEVLDYF encoded by the coding sequence GTGCCTCCCTCCTCCCCGCCCGGCCCCGCCACCGCCTTCTCGCCCCGCCGCGGCGACGACGTGGTGGTGCGGCCGCTCGGGCCGGAGGATCACGAGCGGCAGTGGCGCCTGCACGCGCTGTCCTTCGGCGAGGACCTGTCGTCGCCGCCGGCGGCGGGGTCGGAGCCGCCCGGCGCCGTCCGCTACGGCGCGCTGCGCGGCGCGGACGCCGACGGCCGGGGCGGGGAGCTGCTTGGCGCGGTGACCCTCCTGCCGCAGGAGCAGTGGTGGGGCGGGCGCCGCCTCGTCGCGGCCGACGTCACCGACGTGGCCGTGCAGCCCGAGGCGCGCGGCGCCGGGGTCGCCACCCGCCTCCTCCGGGCGCTGCTCGAGGGCGGCCGGGAGCGCGGCGCGGCCGTCTCCGCGCTCTACCCGACCGTCTCGGGGCTCTACCGCCGCGCCGGCTGGGAGGTCACCGGCACCCTCACCACCGTCGAGGTGCCCACCCACGCCCTCGAGCGCGGCGGTCCCGCGCCCGGCCTCCTCGTCCGCGCGGGCGGCCCCGAGGACCTCCCGGCGGTCGCGGCGCTCTACGAGCGGGAGGCCCGTGCCCGCAGCGGGATGCTCGTCCGCCCCGCGCCGCCCGAGGGGAGGCTGCCCGAGGGGGTCGACGGGCTCACGCTCGTGGAGGACGCCGGGCGCCTCGTCGCCGCCGCCAGCTGGGCCCGCGGCCGCGGCTACGGCCGCGAGGCGGTCTTCACGGTCCGCGACGTCGTCGCCGACACCCCGGCCGCCGCCCGGACGCTCCTCGGCGTCCTCGCCGGCTGGGCGCCCGTGGCCCGCAACCTCCACCTGCGCCTCCTGCGGGCGGACGCCGTCGCCGCGGCGCTGCCCGTCGAGCTCGCGCGGGTCTGCGACCGCAAGGTCGTCATGCACCGGGTCGTCGACCTCGAGCGGGCGATGGCCGAGCGCGGCTGGCCCGCCGCGGTCCACGGCGCGGTCGTCGTCGAGATCGAGGACGCGCTGGCGCCGTGGAACTCCGGCACGTGGGAGCTGGCGGTCGAGGGCGGCACCGGCCGGGCGACCCGGACCGGCGCCCCCGCGGTCGCCCGGCTGACCCCGGGCGGGCTGGCGGCCCTCTACGCGGGGGCGGTGACGCCGCTCGGCGCCGTCCGCACCTCGGGCGTGCAGGTGCTGGGCGACGACCCGGCCGCGCAGGACGCCGCCCTCGCCGCCCTCGACGTCCTCGCGTGCGGGGACCTCGTCGAGGTCCTCGACTACTTCTGA
- the ilvD gene encoding dihydroxy-acid dehydratase — MTQAPERPRPTGPRSGRSGADIKPRSRQVTDGLEATASRGMLRAVGLGDDDFAKPQIGVASSWNEITPCNLSLDRLAKSVKDGVHAAQGYPLEFGTISVSDGISMGHEGMHFSLVSREVIADSVETVMQAERLDGSVLLAGCDKSLPGMLMAAARLDLASVFLYAGSILPGIAKLSDGSEKQVTIIDAFEAVGACSRGLMSREDVDAIERAICPGEGACGGMYTANTMASAAEALGMSLPGSAAPPATDRRRDGYARRSGAAVVNLLEQGITARDILTKEAFENAIAVVMAFGGSTNAVLHLLAIAHEAEVELTLADFDRIGSKVPHLADVKPFGRHVMTDVDRVGGVPVVMRALLDAGLLHGDALTVTGKTMAENLADIAPPDLDGAVLRAMDAPIHRTGGLTILSGSLAPGGAVVKSAGFESDVFEGTARVFDRERAAMDALEDGTITAGDVVVIRYEGPKGGPGMREMLAITGAIKGAGLGKDVLLLTDGRFSGGTTGLCVGHVAPEAVDGGPVAFVQDGDRIRLDVTEKTLDLLVDPEELAARRTPDWQPLPQRYTRGVLAKYAKLVGSASQGAVLA; from the coding sequence ATGACCCAGGCACCGGAGCGCCCCCGTCCCACCGGCCCCCGCAGCGGGCGGTCCGGGGCGGACATCAAGCCGCGCAGCCGCCAGGTCACCGACGGTCTCGAGGCCACGGCGTCCCGCGGGATGCTGCGGGCCGTCGGCCTCGGCGACGACGACTTCGCCAAGCCCCAGATCGGCGTCGCGAGCTCGTGGAACGAGATCACGCCGTGCAACCTCTCCCTCGACCGGCTCGCCAAGTCGGTCAAGGACGGCGTCCACGCCGCCCAGGGCTACCCGCTGGAGTTCGGCACGATCTCCGTGTCCGACGGCATCTCCATGGGCCACGAGGGCATGCACTTCTCCCTCGTGAGCCGCGAGGTCATCGCCGACAGCGTCGAGACCGTCATGCAGGCCGAGCGCCTCGACGGCTCGGTGCTCCTCGCCGGCTGCGACAAGTCGCTGCCGGGGATGCTCATGGCCGCGGCGCGGCTCGACCTCGCCAGCGTCTTCCTCTACGCCGGGTCGATCCTCCCCGGCATCGCCAAGCTCTCCGACGGCAGCGAGAAGCAGGTGACGATCATCGACGCCTTCGAGGCGGTCGGTGCCTGCTCCCGCGGCCTCATGAGCCGCGAGGACGTCGACGCCATCGAGCGCGCCATCTGCCCGGGCGAGGGCGCCTGCGGCGGCATGTACACCGCCAACACGATGGCGAGCGCCGCCGAGGCGCTCGGCATGTCGCTGCCCGGCTCGGCCGCCCCGCCCGCGACGGACCGCCGCCGCGACGGCTACGCCCGCCGTTCCGGCGCCGCGGTCGTCAACCTCCTCGAGCAGGGCATCACGGCGCGGGACATCCTCACCAAGGAGGCGTTCGAGAACGCCATCGCCGTCGTCATGGCCTTCGGCGGCTCGACCAACGCCGTCCTCCACCTCCTCGCCATCGCCCACGAGGCGGAGGTCGAGCTGACGCTCGCGGACTTCGACCGCATCGGGAGCAAGGTCCCGCACCTGGCCGACGTCAAGCCGTTCGGCCGCCACGTCATGACCGACGTCGACCGCGTCGGCGGCGTCCCCGTCGTCATGCGCGCGCTGCTCGACGCCGGGCTGCTCCACGGCGACGCGCTCACGGTGACGGGGAAGACGATGGCGGAGAACCTCGCCGACATCGCGCCGCCGGACCTCGACGGCGCCGTGCTGCGGGCGATGGACGCCCCCATCCACCGGACCGGCGGCCTGACGATCCTCTCCGGCTCGCTGGCGCCGGGCGGCGCCGTCGTGAAGTCCGCGGGCTTCGAGTCCGACGTCTTCGAGGGGACCGCCCGCGTCTTCGACCGCGAGCGCGCCGCCATGGACGCCCTCGAGGACGGCACCATCACCGCCGGCGACGTCGTCGTCATCCGCTACGAGGGCCCCAAGGGCGGCCCGGGCATGCGCGAGATGCTCGCCATCACCGGCGCCATCAAGGGCGCCGGCCTCGGCAAGGACGTCCTCCTCCTCACCGACGGCCGCTTCTCCGGCGGGACCACCGGCCTCTGCGTCGGCCACGTGGCCCCCGAGGCCGTCGACGGCGGCCCTGTCGCCTTCGTGCAGGACGGCGACCGCATCCGCCTCGACGTCACGGAGAAGACGCTCGACCTGCTCGTCGACCCCGAGGAGCTGGCCGCCCGCCGCACGCCGGACTGGCAGCCGCTGCCGCAGCGGTACACCCGCGGCGTCCTCGCCAAGTACGCCAAGCTCGTCGGCTCGGCGTCGCAGGGGGCCGTGCTCGCCTGA